The Sesamum indicum cultivar Zhongzhi No. 13 linkage group LG6, S_indicum_v1.0, whole genome shotgun sequence genomic interval CAACATTGAAATGTTTGGTGTCATGACCTAACCAACGAAGATACCGAGTAAGTTTAGCTGCAGTGAAGGTTTTGCCCCGCGCAGGCAACCCAACCTGTAGTAAGCATAAATTCAAGTAGCAAAGGTTGACATCCAATCAAATAACCCAACCCCAACTCATAAGGAGAGCTTCCTTCTATTTGAACAACTTTGGAAGGAGCCAAAACAGGACGTAAATAACAATCTCTGACAAAAATACcagagagaaaatgaaaattttaagtattAGAAGATATGAGGAAATTACTAAGACAATTGCTAGATGCCTGTCCTCCTTTGGGCCAAGCATCTGATCTGCTACAGCTGCAGCTGCAACAGCTCCTGCAGCAGCCGGCATGGAATTCTAAACATACACAGTGAGAAATGGATTAGAGGTAGGCATCATGATGGGAGATATATAGTTTAAGCATTCTTCAGAGTGAATGCTGTAGGTTTGAACAACAAACCTTGGATTCTGAATCAAGTTTGAGATCAACAAAGAAAGTTGTTGCACTTGCTGACTTCACTAGTCTAGGAGATCCTACCCCCCTATCCACAAAGAGTCCTCTATGACCTTCTTGTTTCTGCACAGGTGAAAAAGTTCCAACCGACTTTGACTCGACCAAGCCAGATCCTGAAGATATTTTGGCTGCATCTGGGACAGTGACTTCCATCGGCTGAAATTACCATGGCAGAGTCCACACAAAAAGGAAGACATATCATTATTTGTGAATATATAAAAGACAAGCTAAAACCAAGTTTTCAGATGGTAATAATACATAGGCATGTTCAAAGATCACTTTGTAgtacaattataaatgacCTATAAACATATGTACAGTCGTTAAGTCCTCTTTGTATTGAAATGCAGCCAACTCCAACCTTTCATATTAAGAACCAAATTAGGAGGATGATTGCTCTGCTGTCTTGACAAAGGAATAGCAATTCAATTTCCTGGACAGATTACATTCATAAACAAAAATCGCAATCTGATGACAATGCAATAGCAAGTGGAAGATTTTGTTTATCAAAAATCACTctcacttaattatatattacatggACAACTATCTCCACAACAAGCAGGAAACCTAACAATCTACAGGAAATTATTGTTTCTTGCATATCAGGTCATTATGTGTCGGGAAGCATGAAGAACACTGCATAAGGATGTTATGGCAAGGAATAAGATCAGAAATGATAGATAAGGAAAAGAACACCACCGTCAGATCAGGTCGATCAACAGAAACACCAGTATCTCTCTGGTAATGTAATGCACCACTAGAGCCATCAGTCTTGGAAAATACCCCTCTACGACTCAAAGACCTAGGAGTTTCTGTCATGTTAGCTGCATAAACCAGACCTGAATTTGCAGATGTTGTTGGAGCTGGAACAACATAATGCTCAAGATCAAGCTCCAAACTTGCCGAAGATCCATTCTGCATTGGAAAGTGTCAAAAGAATGATATGATGGATTTTAGTTATGAAGCTCCATCCAAGAAGAATTTCaagcataaaaattataaaagccGCAAATGAACCCAAAAAGGTTGATTTCACATAATTTCTGATAACTTGAACGGAAACGAGCTAATAAtagaattgataaaattgtgGTAAATAGGTAGCATGTCGAAAATACTTGTTTGGGACATTTTTGAGATCTTTTGATTAACTAAAAAGCTTCTAAAATTTTGCAGTTTCTAGAAaacttcaaaattcaaataagtaCCAATTTACCGAGCAATCAACATAGGAGAAGGGAACTCTTCGCTAATCACTCAACGAAGACATTCATATGTATGATGGGAGGACCATGTTATCAGAAACTCAAAACTACAcatttctttataatataacttaaaagcATAAAGAAGATAAATGCTTTCACAACTTTCCATGTGCTTGAGAATCCCTTTTTCCATAATCAGAACAAAAAGGCAAAACTGCATTCGATATGTTTTTTCTGATCAGAAATACTTGCAGGGGCTACATATTCATTTTCAGCCACGAAAAGTATCCTATTAGTTTAAATGACACAAACCCGAAACCGACAAGAAAGATGTAGAGAGAAAGTACAAGCTTACACGAGCAACTCTCAACATCCTATATGGTAAAGAGTTTTACAATATTAGAAATTCAAGAAGCCATTAAATACTTAGCAGGTCAGCACTTTCTCATTATTTAGTAAGTTCCGTACCTACCTCATTACTGGCTTCCGCAGCTGAGTTTATACTGACGTCTGGGATTCCACGAACGCTAGAAGGCTGGAAATTCTCCTGATATGCTCTCCAACTTGCTGCAAGATCAAATGGGGAAACCCTATCTGCTTTAATGAACACTCTGTACTCAAGAACCGCATCATCGCTCAACTTAAACGTGGCCGATGGCCGGTCCCCTTGTAATGTACCCCCTGTCAATTGCCTGTTTGGACCCTCCTCCACTAAGCAAGGGCCATTGCTATACTTGGGTTTcaacaaaaacttaaaatccAACGTCTCTATTACATCACAAAGAAACAGAGGAATAGACAACAAATATTAGACTGTAAAGTTCCGAAACACAAACCTCAAGGAACCAAAGCTCTTGGCCTGAAAATTCGTTGTTAATTACCGTGATTAGGAGGTACAACAAAACTTAATTCCCACATAGACGTCGATTCTCGTTCCATCGGGAGCTGATGAATTCACAGCAGCTAGTTAATCAATAATGCAAACGGGGTAACAATGTGAACCCATTTCATCAAAGTTCAAAAACACTATCCGGAGCAAATTTTGCTattaaattaggaaaaataaagaaaccaATAAGCACATAACATAAAATCGAAGGAAGTGGAAGATGGCGATGATTCCAACGTACTGCTTTGGAAGAATCCCAGGAGCCAACGAGGGGTACAGAGCCATAAACGTGGGGTGCAAGTTCCTCTTTCAGCTTGCAGTTCTCCATCTTGAGAGAGACGTAGAGCTGGCCCCCAGCTTGGTCTTCTCTCTCTTCGCTGCCATGGGAGCTACTGTCAGGATTCCTAGATGCACCAGTGCCCATTTTCTAGTGAATTCGATAGCCGTTCATACGGGGTGGGAGAGAAGGACTGAAAAGCAAGAAAGTGGAAGAGAATGGCGATAAGAATGGAATGGAATAGCGGAGTAGGAGAACGATGGATATCCTACTGCCTTCTGACGCCGGGTGGCTTAAGTGCGGGCCAAGAATATAGTAGGTAGGGCCGAATCACAAATTCCTTTATCCATCCAACGATTCCACATCTCCAAAGATTTTAGCTTTACTTTttccattattattatcaCCCAATGACGACATGTATTTAACGGAATTTTACGATCTCTCATATGAAAGGAAGGTTTGCTCTCGAATGTGTGGTATTATctaaatatatctaaatagCCTCAGATTTCCGATGAGGCTAGAGTGCCTTCTTAGGGCTTGCTAGCTTGTCATATCATGGGTTTCGTAGTTAGAGCACTCGAAGCAAACCAAAAGCTTtgtatcagaaaaaaaaatatgaacgGTCAAATCTCCTAAAGAGAGAACTCATTGAGATAATTTTGGGAGGACGCATTGGGGAGCGAGGGCTTCCATCGAGCTAGG includes:
- the LOC105163953 gene encoding 6-phosphofructo-2-kinase/fructose-2,6-bisphosphatase — its product is MGTGASRNPDSSSHGSEEREDQAGGQLYVSLKMENCKLKEELAPHVYGSVPLVGSWDSSKALPMERESTSMWELSFVVPPNHETLDFKFLLKPKYSNGPCLVEEGPNRQLTGGTLQGDRPSATFKLSDDAVLEYRVFIKADRVSPFDLAASWRAYQENFQPSSVRGIPDVSINSAAEASNENGSSASLELDLEHYVVPAPTTSANSGLVYAANMTETPRSLSRRGVFSKTDGSSGALHYQRDTGVSVDRPDLTPMEVTVPDAAKISSGSGLVESKSVGTFSPVQKQEGHRGLFVDRGVGSPRLVKSASATTFFVDLKLDSESKNSMPAAAGAVAAAAVADQMLGPKEDRHLAIVLVGLPARGKTFTAAKLTRYLRWLGHDTKHFNVGKYRRLKHGVNQSADFFRGDNPEGLEARNEVAALAMEDMISWMQEGGQVGIFDATNSTRKRRNMLMKMAEGKCKIIFLETLCNDRQIIERNIRLKVQQSPDYAEEPDFEAGYHDFKVRLENYEKVYEPVDEGSYIKMIDMVSGHGGQIQVNNISGYLPGRIVFFLVNTHLTPRPILLTRHGESLDNVRGRIGGDSVISDSGELYAKKLANFVEKRLKNERAASIWTSTLQRTILTASPIVGFPKIQWRALDEINAGVCDGMTYEEIKKNMPEEYESRKKDKLRYRYPRGESYLDVIQRLEPVIIELERQRAPVVVISHQAVLRALYAYFADRPLKEVPHIEMPLHTIIEIQMGVTGVQEKRYKLM